The following coding sequences lie in one Zingiber officinale cultivar Zhangliang chromosome 2B, Zo_v1.1, whole genome shotgun sequence genomic window:
- the LOC122047866 gene encoding uncharacterized protein LOC122047866, translated as MAVQVAGTSLQWSQLLPASPAPSAKRMVFSSPFLAAGTGKLSRAELPRRRRKEEQALRCACSARAQHFEDDEELDRRIEELAFDLQRRMGDGSSATSSSFFSPDSERSSVSSKPDWLPLRLDPPDWSGQMVPTSVEMNAKSVDLPLSLRIIKRRKRWEEGWLREAGEMACCSVKRAFSSMVFMIRELHSYTLRLRGDLFREDLREILARVHLEMNSSFVWLFQHIFSGTPTLMVSLMLLLANFTAYSMSHLDAAAAMATPNPLVAVESHRQSQPDRSVIIKSSSSTGRTASVGGSGAGGGKTKPVAGATGDERSGDGSSISRAPSTGNRKGETRAAAEEEARVWKAILEEASRLQAATRDAALMDRDTLWQLVSPVTAELAPDVEYPEYLLTEIMYQETLVREPENPLLLANFAQFLFLVLRDLNRAEHYFKRAAASKPADADALSRYANFLWLAKKDLEAAEETYLEAISADPSNTFHAANYAHFLWNTGGEDTCFPLDDDDDSEAH; from the coding sequence ATGGCGGTTCAGGTCGCAGGCACCTCCCTGCAGTGGTCGCAGCTGCTGCCTGCATCCCCGGCTCCCTCCGCCAAGCGAATGGTCTTCTCCTCGCCCTTCCTCGCCGCCGGAACCGGCAAGCTCTCTCGAGCGGAGCTTCCGAGAAGACGACGGAAGGAGGAGCAAGCCCTGCGGTGCGCCTGCAGCGCGAGGGCCCAGCACTTCGAAGACGACGAGGAGCTCGATCGGAGGATCGAGGAATTGGCGTTCGACCTCCAGCGGCGGATGGGAGACGGCTCGTCGGCTACCTCGTCGTCCTTTTTTAGCCCCGATTCGGAGCGTTCTTCTGTGTCCTCGAAGCCGGACTGGCTCCCCCTCCGGCTGGATCCGCCGGACTGGTCCGGACAGATGGTGCCGACGAGCGTGGAGATGAACGCCAAGAGCGTGGATCTGCCGCTGTCGCTGCGGATCATCAAGCGGCGGAAGCGGTGGGAGGAAGGGTGGCTCCGGGAGGCGGGCGAGATGGCGTGCTGCTCCGTGAAGCGGGCCTTCTCGTCGATGGTGTTTATGATCCGCGAGCTGCATAGCTACACGCTCCGGTTGCGGGGCGACCTCTTCCGCGAGGACCTCCGGGAGATCCTCGCGCGCGTGCACCTCGAAATGAATTCCTCCTTCGTCTGGCTCTTCCAGCACATCTTCTCCGGCACGCCGACCCTCATGGTCTCCCTCATGCTCCTCCTCGCCAATTTCACCGCCTACTCCATGAGCCACCTCGACGCCGCCGCCGCCATGGCGACGCCCAATCCGCTGGTCGCGGTGGAGAGTCATCGACAGAGCCAACCCGACCGCTCCGTCATCATCAAGTCGTCCTCATCTACTGGGCGAACTGCTTCCGTCGGAGGCAGCGGCGCGGGCGGAGGGAAGACGAAGCCGGTGGCCGGCGCCACGGGCGACGAGCGGTCGGGTGATGGATCTTCCATCTCACGGGCTCCGAGCACCGGAAACAGAAAAGGGGAAACCAGGGCCGCGGCAGAGGAGGAAGCGAGGGTTTGGAAAGCGATCCTCGAGGAGGCATCGAGGTTGCAAGCGGCCACAAGAGACGCGGCGCTCATGGATCGCGACACACTCTGGCAGCTCGTGTCGCCGGTGACGGCCGAGCTAGCACCCGACGTCGAGTACCCGGAGTACCTCCTCACCGAGATCATGTACCAAGAGACCCTCGTTCGGGAGCCGGAGAACCCGCTTCTCCTGGCCAACTTCGCTCAGTTCCTCTTCCTCGTCCTCCGCGACCTCAACAGGGCGGAACACTACTTCAAGAGGGCGGCGGCGTCGAAGCCGGCGGACGCCGACGCGCTGAGCCGATACGCGAACTTCCTTTGGCTGGCAAAGAAGGACCTGGAGGCCGCGGAGGAGACCTACTTGGAAGCCATCTCCGCTGATCCGAGCAACACCTTCCACGCCGCCAACTACGCCCACTTCTTGTGGAACACCGGCGGCGAGGACACTTGCTTTCCCCTCGACGACGACGACGATAGCGAGGCCCACTAG